The following DNA comes from Anopheles arabiensis isolate DONGOLA chromosome 3, AaraD3, whole genome shotgun sequence.
gacaaacataTCGCTCCATTTTATTAGCGCAAATGGAACGATTCAAACGAGAGACACGTGGCCTTGCGCGTGAAGTACTGTGCGCCTCCATTTCGAGGGAAATATAAGTGAATAAATGTAATTCTTTGTACAGCATTGCTCTAGATGTCCAAACATAAATTATCGTTGACATTTTTTATAGTTCCAATAAAACTATTTACAGTGTCACAAAAGCAGAATCGACAGTTACAAGCTCAATTGATCATGCCTTAACATCTCAAAAAAGCATTTTCTCGTACAACCTTTCAACTTCAATTTGTGCATCTGGTTAGTTTGTTTAGATAATTGATTTTGATATAGAGCAGCCTCCATACATTTATCTCTTTTATTTGTATGGAAATTCAATCGCAGTATCGTTTGTTTAGAGTAGACACTCGTTTGTTTTGCAACTAAATCTTTCTCAATACTTTTACTACTTTTTTTCTAATACTCACACAATACCAACAACCTATCTAGCTATCAAGTGAAGTAATAAAACGAATACGCTTCGCTTCTACTCTCGCGCCTCCGGTGTAACCATACTAGCGATGTTAACGACCGAAACGTACCGATTAATACCGATCGTCAGTgtttaataatgatttctgATTGTTCAGCATcgtaattattaatatttactTAACTTAAACATTCCTTTAGTTTTGGGTTTTGAACTGTATCGTTAGTTTACTATatatttcttttgctttctttggatttgtttttgttatgtatGGGTCCCGTTCCTTTTACTgacattcatttttatttccatcatTTTATCCCGTTGGACTATTAAGCTttctcatttgttttgttttgttccactTATTTAGTGTGTgcttatgttttttgtttctcctcacgcgtgtgtttgtttcaatattatttatttatttagattttACTTCCTCgttctctcctctctctctctgtaatATACGCAATAACTTCGATCCTTCCCTCGATTGGTCTCAATTGGTTTATCACATACAGATATGCAACAAATGAATATAGATTAACACaatgcacccacacacacacatactctttCCACCCACTACTACCGTCTCGCAATGTTTTAGTCCCCCTGTAAGCCATCCTGCACAAAATTTATTAACCTGCATACTAAATTTCACTCACCTCTCGCAAGCACGTGAGCATCGACCCCAAGCCTAGTTAGCGTCCCGCACACTTATACACCATACCTTACCAGCACAGCACTATCTTGCTCTCCCAAGCCCAGGCTGtactttttgtttcatcttcaataaacaaaattttctttttaaacttCCCTTCATACGAGCGATTTCGCTTGAAGAGATCGAGCAAATGATCGCCATTTTACCGAGCTACAaacatgcacacgcacacaaccagACCGCTCCAAACTCACTACATTACGGTGATTAGGAAGCTAACGGCACGTTAGCAAAGGGCAAAGCTTCCCACATACGAACGCAAAATGCATACAAAATTGATCGTTGTACCAATAAAACACTGAAAAACAAAGGCAAAAACTAACACACGAAAAATGTTACTTAGTTACTAACGATGAGTAGCGAGCAATCAAAATTTCACACAATCAAACGAGTAAAATTGTACTCAAAACACATTGAAAATAGTTTAGATTAAGAAGAAACATTGGATATaaccaaaatcaaaataaaatggaaCAAGTAAAAAGCGCTGttctaaaaacaacaaaaaagattaGGATAATCATTAGGACAGTTTTGCAAAGCAGTGTCCCGATAATACGTGTCTTTTATgtgttttgcattgttttcctGTCCCTTAATTCGGAGCTATTTACAGTTtcatttcttcttcctttttcgcATACGTCCTATAAAagtattttcttgttttgttgttgagaGTAAAATTTATATTCGTTTCTTCCTATCACCTTTGTGTTTTGTCCCAGAATTTCCACCCCAATCAATGCGCTTCCTTCGCTACTGTGTCCGTGTTctaatgcgtgtgtgtatgtgtgtgtgcgtgggagGGTATGTGTGCCTTTAGGTCGTCTGTACGTTGCTAGCAAACGTACAGGAATGGAACGCATCCAAATCAAAAATATACAACCGTTCTTGCACCACCAACAAACAATTGGATTTCACAGCATTCGGGGTTTCCCACCAAACCAATTGGCTACAATGTGCAGGACAGGGCGCAATATACCAAACCTATTTTCCAAGAAATCGGACACTAAAATTTATAATTGAATtacaaaaaacgcaacaaaaaaccataatTATTGAACCAAAATTTATCCAAATTATGTCCTATAGCAAAACATCGAAAAACTCTACTACGGCTGCTATTAGACCAAAAGACAGCACCAAAATTTTCGATACGCatataaaaaacatgcatCATCGTCAGCGAGAGGGACagcatttgcaaacaaaaaaaacattcatttcattattctcgtgtttgttttgcgcaGCGATGGTATTACTTTCGCTCACTCATCCAGCGTGTTTGAACTAAGTTTCATTTCGCATTAGGTTCTATTATTTTCCCCTccaaattgttttgtttttttcactgtCCCGTTTTGCATATGTATCTCGTTCTGTTCGTTTATCGTTTTCTGTTATCTCGgtcatgcgtgtgtgtttgttatattttatgtttttaataagTGTGCGTATGTGTCCTTGTTTCGTTTCCCGTTTTATgatttcgtttcgttgtgTAAGCTTTCCGTTTTGCCTTATAGTACATCCTTATCGTTTAGTAAGCTAGTAAGGAACGTTTAAATagataaatattaataatgaACGTATGTTACGTGGAATGAAGACGGGCAAGAATGATGTATTGCAAAATACAaccaacaccagcaacaataaaaaaacgcaacaaagaAGTATCATTCCACTGTATTGCGCATGAATGGCCGTGATCTTGTGATGATTGTGTAATGATTTCTTTACCCTACCCTGCCCGTCCACACGGTTAACTCGATtggcataaacaaatcaaaatcGGCATCAAAATTCACCCACACTGAAAATACGAATCGTACTTAATggcacacagacaaacaattCGCCAGCTGGGGAGCGATGGAATTCGCCAACAATCTGAAACCcctctaaaaaaacaaaacaaaaccaaaagcaTGTGCCATAAAGCTACGGTGTCTGCCAAAAAGCAGGCCTGTGTGTGGACGGGAATGCGAACAAAAAGCGGCAGGCAACACGATCGTAAAGCGAAAATTAATCACACAACATCAGATCAATTCGATCCGGCCAGACAACggcagcacaaaacaaaaccaaaaaaaaaccatacgtACATATTCGGGCGATCAGAAATCATCATTGTTCAAACACTGTGCACCCGAGTTGGGCGCGTGGTACTGAGCGGCAAAATCGTATCGCGAtcaaagataaaataaaacatgacgaatacaaaacacattccacCCTCCCTACCACCCTTCAAACTCTTCTCTTTTGCCATCTCTGCATCCAACCACCCTGAAACCAATGACGCTAATACAAACACGATTGCAGATGCGCGGCAACATTGCGACGCGTTGATAAAGGAGGAGATCGATGAGCCGCCGCGAAATGACGCATCGCAGCATCATCGGGCCGGCATACTCGAACCCGACCGGGCAGCGGGCAGCCGGAGACGGGGGCGCGATCACGAGCAGAACGGGCTCGATTGCACCTCCGGCAGCCGccaccagctgcagcagcagcagcagcagcagcagcaacagcagcaacagcaccgcCGCTTTGCGAAGCGCTTCAAACGTCACCATCCGGAGGTGGCCGAGAATCTGCAGCGGCGATCTCACACCGTGGCCTCACCGTCGATCTCGATGCGCTCGGACGAAACGTTCGAGGAGCAGCCGGACGATGGCCGCGGTCAGCGTGCGGGCATAAACGGTCCGTCCGTGCTCGATGACGTAAGGGAGGCGCTCGCCCTGCGACGGTCCACTGCGACAAACCACACCGAAGTGCCAGCTCGGCAAAAGCCGACCTACAGTGACggagaagaggaggaggaggaggacgacgacgaggagaaCAACGGCAATGGGGAGCGGCGTGTGCCGGCGGCTAGCCACGCCACACCCGACAATGGTGGCTTGCGGACGCCCTTGCGCGACGAGgacgatgaggatgaggaAGACATCGACGGTGGAAGCGAAGAGAACGAGCTCGATCTGAAGGTGGACGGACGGCTGTCCGCCATTGCCACCACGCTCGACAGCGAGTATCACAAGCGGATGGCGGCTGCTGGGGTGCTAGCGGCAGCCGCCGCTGCCAGTGCCAGTGCGCTGGGTGATGCCGGTAGTGAGCAGGCGGCGGCCGATTTCTTTGCCGCCCATCACAAGGCCGGCACGCACGAGCTCGCCCTCAAGCAACACTTCCTCAACGAGAAGGTTCGGCTGCAGGCGCTGCTGCAGCGGCAGgctcagcagcaccagcaccaccaccagaagcTGGCCGGCTTTTTGCTGTCGACGGCCAGCACACCGCCAACACCTACCCTCACACCAACGAACGTGCTCAATCTTGGCCAGTCGGGCGGCGGCTCGGATCATCAGCGCGGTGGATCAGCGTCTCCGGCGGCAGCCGCTGGCGGGCGTTCGTCCGTCGCCGCTGGTAACGATTCCGGGAGCGGCAAATCATCCAACAGCAAGCAACAGCCCGCCTGCAGCTCTTCGCCATCGTCGGCCTCTTCGGCGGCTGCCGTAGCCGCTGCAGCCGCCGCTGCTGATCGGTTGTTTGCAGCCGCCTACAGCAACAGTGCCAACGCGTCCACTGCTGGAGGTGGCAATGGCGGCGGCAATGGCAGTGGAAGCTCCTCCAACGTGGCCTCGGGTAGCGCGGGTAATGGGCAGGTTTATCTGCTGCCCTGCCCACTGTGCGAGGTGCCGCTGGAGCCGCGCGTTTTCCGCCAGCATCTCGATCGGCACTATCCGCGCGACAGTCCGGTCTGTCCGGTGATTCAGTGCGGTCGCCGCTTCGCTCATCCCAACTCGGTGCGCAACCATATGCGGCTGAAGCACACGAACCAGTGGGCCCAGATGAAGGCGATGCGATCCTCGGGCGGTCCCTTTACGGGCATACCGTGAGACTTGGGGGAAGGAAACATTCCTGAACGGGGAGGGTAAAGATACGCAAGACACAGTACTGAGTTCGTTTCCCTCCTTACACTCTTTCCATTCCAAGGTTTGATTATTTCACCATACGTAAAGTGATTTGAAAGactcgcgtttttttttccttgctcCCTTTGCAAAGTGGTAGCCCCCAACAGGCCACTATTGAGCTAATATAGTGCAGCTGCAGTGGCTGAGTGGCGCTGGTCCTAATTATTGAAAGATTTCTATACATATTATCACTAGGTATTACGAAAAAGGTTCGCTAGCGATACGCGTGAGTGTCCTAAACTAACTAAAGTTCCTAAAGAAATTAAagtaaacaacacaacacaaaaaccaaaacaagcaaacaaacacagagacacacaaatGAGGCGTGATTGAAACGTTTAAAACAAGGCTATGGAGTAGTGTACATCGGAAACAAGAATCAGGAAAAAACAGTTGTTACATTTTTCTCGCAACACAAGAAAACCATGCATTCAGTATTGTTTAAGGATAAAAGCGGTAAGGAAACAGTAGCGAAAAAAGGAACGAGAAACAGCGTAAGCCACAACTAACACAAACTAACACAGAAAATACGCATACtattcaacaacaaacaaaacaacactagCTTATGATAAAACACTACAAATGTTTACAAACAGTCAAACTGTTCCGTttaagcaacacacacacacaagcaacgttttcttttcctctagTCCTCTGTTTCGGTTCTTCGGTACAAATTGTGTTGCTTTAAGGGCGAATTGCCCTATATCTCATCTCGTTTCTTTATAAGAACAGTATTAGTAGCAAGGAAAGGTTGGGGGTCGTTTAGAATTGGATTAGAAAGTTGTACACAAACTACACCACACACCAGGCGAGATGCTTTTAAAATGGATTGAAATGAAACACTTTTCAacgacacagcagcagcagcatcagcaaccgCCGCTGCCTGTCGAATATtaatatttgttatttatttccacCTCACGCAACAGGCTAGAAGAGAGGCTAGACAGAACACTAGACTAGCGTTCGTTGAATGTAAATGCTTTGGTGAAACTAGCAACAGGGCGCATTGTGAGAAGGGCGCAGGGCTTTACTTTAAATCTCACTCAAGCATTTTGATTCCGAAAGCAAGTAAAAGCATTACATACAGAGACATATATACCGACAGATAATGCCATAATGGAAAGCGGTTTCCTGATGTGATCAGGAAACCGTACCTTATACTTTCTAGTGTTTGATTAACCAGTAAAACGCAAGTAAAACGAAAACTGAGCAAAGATAAAACGATAAAGGTTCCTACTAAGATATAAAATTTAAACGTTTATTAATACAAATGGCGAAAGGAAACAGCAACGCGTGTTCCGTAGCATCATCGAAATTGGCTGCAGAAAGTCCCCCACTTTGAAGGTGCGCAAAACGTACCAGATGTCAAACCGATAATTAACCAGTTTAAGGCTCACTGTGCTAGTgaaaagtaaagtaaataCACATtccccaaccaaccaacagtTCCAGAACATAAGTATGAAATAAtaatcacaaacaaaaaacggccTTATAGGTTAGTTGTTGCAATAGAGTTTCTGTCGCCAGGCATTGGAATATACACCCTGGTCGACTGGTAGGCGATACCGCATCACTAGAgcaaacactttaaatccccCCAAAAGCGACGCGGCGAAGAAAGCAAAGGAAGGAGAAGAACATTGGCAGCGAGAATTAGAATTACACGGcagataattttgttttgtttgcaaatagcTCGTCTAGTTGCGTGGTGGTACCATGCATACCTTAAGCGTACCAGTACAATTTCTGCCCAGTCACGACGGTTGATAGTTCCATTAGTTGGAGCCCCCGTCTCCGTCTACCCTCCCTAGTTCGGTACACTACTTTGCGCGCCGTCCGTCAAGAATATTGCGGTGTTGCCGGGGCTCTTGGCGATCGTTTTTGCCTCGCCCCAAAAACTGCTATTTCCCCCAATTGAAGGGTACTTTAACGGGGGGTGAGGGGGGGGTGATGTTGTGATGCCACACCTAGAATAATTTTTCACCAAACCCAACAGCCCGACGGCCCCCATCCGTCGAAAAGTAAAGTCAAACagtaatcatcatcatcaacgccACTTCGGTCCCAGGactctttccttccttccgcaCTAACCGGGCGCCCGGGATGGGGCAATAGGCTGTGTTACTCAAGAAAAGACACcttcaccacaccaccaccaccaacaaacgTACGAAAAAAGCTGCTAAACTAATTACAGCGATCGTGCGTTGTGGTGTGTCCAATTAATGGACGAACCGTTACGAAACGACCTTCACACCCTCGAGCCCGCGTGGGCCGCATATACGCATACTACTCACTACTTGCTCACTATCGGTAATTATCGGCTTGACATAAATTGAGCttcggtttttattttcctgctTAGCGCATTTCTTTGTTCGGggcattttgttgtttatctTGGGTGATTAGAATGGGCGCGCTCGAATTAGGAAAATGGAATTAAGGCAAACGGCGGACAGACTCACCTCGCAAAAATTTGTTCCGAAAACGTTTAACCAACTGCATAAGCcaaggaaaaatggaaatacaAACATGCGGATAATATTTAAGGCAAACGCTAAACACCGAAAcccaatacaaacacacaacgctCGCTCGTTTGGGTTTGACCATTTCGTTCCTCTACTTTGCCATTTGATGTAGTATAATTTTAGAGTGTAAGAAGTGTGACGCTACGTTCTTTTGAGTGCACTGCAAACACTCCTGCTGCGGGAAAAAGTAGTCTATTTCCAATGCTACACAGCCAACGGTTCTTAGGTTTAGGATTGATTGACTTTTTTTCACAGTTTAACCGTGGTTTTGGTTTCCATTTTGCAAAGAATTATACAATAGTTGCACTATTACACAGCTACACCTGTGAACACACCAAACCAGACAGGCTTTTActacacacagtcacacacacaccgataaACAAAACGATATAAAACCAGTCGCGCTTTAAAGTAAATTGCCGAAGCAGAAGTGGAAAACATAGTGGAAACATGCATATGCTAAAGAAAGATCTAACAAGTATACAACTATATTTAGCGGGCCATATTACAGCTAAGCGAGTAGAAATGCTAAACAAGCGAACAGAAAGGAacgcaaaagaaagcaaaaggaatgaaacaacaataaacagACAAAGTGTGTAAAATGAACCCGAAAAACGCAGCACATTGGTTACCTGTAAAACATaagtgaacaaacaaacaaacaaacaagttgGTAGTTTTGTATAAGAAGGAAGATATAAAAGCAGTAAAAGCTTACACAGCCAAAACGCAAACactaaatgcaaacaaacgatcGGGAGAGGTGAGATCAACGATCGACAGGTAACGATCTCGAAGAGGAtttacagaaaaataaaacaaaaatacaccacacaaacacgtataatataaacacaacacactcacacacacacaaacaatgtaaaaacaaacactagcTCGTTGCATTCGTATGAAAGGAAGTGTGAAGCTTAACATAAGCGTGCGGGAGAATGatgataagaaaataaaaatggcaaCCAGAAGAACAGATGAATAAGACACGAACCctgtcgttttctttcttattcATGGTTTTCCATTCCCTACCTCTTCTTCTTACCCAATTTAAGAACGGTTTAAGGTGTATTGTTTATCTCCTCAAAACTTTAGCTTAGCTTTATTTTAACTCCCTAAAAGCCTAACTATTtagaacaaaaacactcacacttaATCCGGTCTATTATACTAATACAAGCGATCGTACATGATCGTGTTGCGTTAATGTACTACTTGCTGCTACTAAACTTTCTTGACTCCTGTTTGCCGCTCAGTGCGAAACGTTACTTATTTTTCTCCCCGTTTTCCTTTTACACCTACCCCGCGGCATAGTTAGGCAAGCTTgtgttgtttgatttgatttattttactttatttttcccgtttctctcttctctctctctctttctctctctccccatcATGGCATCCCGTTTCCCCCCCAAAAACGGCACTTAACGGTTGTAATTACAGTTTCTCGCCGTTCTCTAGAAATGCGCGTCCGTGCAACGGATCCACGGCCCTGCCCGAAGTGCGGCAAGATCTACCGGTCGGCACACACGCTGCGCACCCATCTGGAGGACAAGCACACGGTCTGCCCGGGCTATCGGTGCGTGCTGTGCGGCACGGTCGCCAAGTCGCGCAACTCGCTCCATTCGCACATGTCCCGCCAGCACCGCGGCATCTCAACGAAGGATCTGCCGGTACTGCCGATGCCCAGCCCGTTCGATCCGGAGCTCGCGTCACGCCTGCTGGCCAAGGCGGGTGTGAAGATTTCGCCGGCCGAGCTGCGCGCCCGTGCCTCACCGACCGGCACGCGACGCAACGATGGCATGAAGCTGGAGCTACGGTCCGGCGAGGGTGGTGAAGACTTTGACGATCCGGAAGATCTGACCATGTCGCAGAGCAGTCACAGCGAGACGCAACGGCGCTTCCACGAAAGCATGATGGGAATGTCACCGACGGGTAAGTGGGTGGTTTTTACGTTTTACGGCTGTTGTGGGGCAATCGCTCCGCCGCGTTGTTTGTTCTGGCTGATGGTGGAATCTCCCTACAATTGCAGGCTTCAATCATCTCAACTCGACCACCATCACGCGTGTGCGACCAGGCGAAGGAACACCCAAGCTGGGACTGGATGGACTGGGACGTGACGGAGGCAATGGAAACGGTGGACAAGGCAACGGAGGCCCCGGTGGTAATGGAAACGGAGGCAATGGAATGGGCGGTGCGGATCGTCAtggaggcggtggtggtggtggaccgGGTGGTCCGATGAACCACATGCAAGCGAACCCAACCGGATCGGCCATCTTGGACACTTATTTGCAGTTTATCACCGAGAATGCTTTTGGTAAGTGGAAAGCCTTAAAATCCAGTAGGAATCCTATTCTAACGAATCTTTCATCATCCCTGCAGGCATGAGTGGCATGACACAGGAGcaggcggcggcagcagcactgCAAGCAGCCAAAATTGCACACCTCAAGACGCTCGGTCACAATCTCGACCAGCTGCCGCCAGGATTCCTACCTCCCCAGCTCGATCTGGCCAAGCTGACGAGCAATAACAACCAGAACAACCCGGACCTATCATCGCTGGCAAAGCTGCAGTCCTCCCCGAACGTAACGATCGAACCGACGGGCACGGGGAACCGTAGCAACGAAACCGATCGTCTACTACAAACGAGCAACCATCAGAAGCTTCTTGCACTCGCCGCCAGCGGTGCTGGTGGCGGTCCCGGTGGTAACGGTGGCAACCATGGactgaacaacaacaacagcatacTGAACAGTGATGCGATCCGGCGCGGCAGCTCCTCCGAACCGATGGATCTCGGGCTGGACGGGTCCGGTGCGCACGATGACGACGGTAACAGTTCGGCCGACGAGCGAAACTACTCGGACGACGAAAGCATCGCCACACACTAAAACGGGGTAGCCCCCGTTTGCCGTCCACTCGACCTCATGGAAGTACCATTTCCTTTATGCCATTTACTATACAACTTAAAGCAACTTACCACCGGATCGGCCTCGTTGGACGCATTTTTACCACCACTGTTACCACACCAGCGCCACACCCCTCTCCGGCGGGTTGATTTGAAGAACGAAGCGGACAACTCACACCCGTGTGTATACTGCAGCCCGGAGTTCGATCTGTTCTGCCACGCAAGCAACACATCGAAGTCCGAGAAATTCATTGTGCCATCGTGTTAAGATAGCTTGAGTGGGGCGGGACGCATCTCCAGCAACAAATAATCGGGCTGTTGGGACGCCCCACGCCCCCCCACCCGCATATATCCCCCATATCGATGTGAAGAAGCGAAGCAGCCAACAAGCAAGCTCCCCTCAGACGTAACGCGGTTTCCCAcactcggtcggtcggttcgACTTGGTTCCCCGTCTCTACTACTatagtttgttttgtagtAAAACAAATCGCAACAGATCGTACACTACTCGGGGTTCAAATTAGTGCGTAAGGCTGTAGCAGGAAACCCTTGCAACagcgaacagaaaaaaagcaaccgaaATACCTCAGACTAAGCGAAAGTCACACAGCTCTTTTACACGTGTAATAAGCAGACACAGCATTGCAATTCGACGGCGTGGAGGACGGCCTCCCGTTGTACCCAGTCTACCTCAAAGAAGCGGCAACGGCCCGCACAAGACACTTAACCGTTTTACCTCTGAAATGCTAGTGAAGTAATATGAATACGAGTTTTAACTACTGATCCTAACCTTTACCTGAGAACAAAGTAACTACACGAACAAACCGGTAGACTAAAGCCGACTACATCGTAAGCACAACTACGTAGGAAGTGTAACATCCTGTAACTTAAAGTATACTACTATCACTACCTCTACCGCGACACCTACCACTCTCTCTTGTATACGTCTTGACAGATACCCTTCCGTGTGCAACGTTTCACCACAAAAGCTGTGGGAAGGAAGCACTGTCCGGGACAGTGTAGTGCGCGCTACCCATTACTCTCTGTACGATGCTATACGATTTTTGTAAGCCAAacggcaaacaaaaagcaatcGAAAACGCCATACCCAGCATACATACCGGAATACGAAAATATCACGAGCAACCGAATGTATACTAAACCACTGTTTCCTAGTGTAACGGGAGCAGGAAACGGGCCGAAAGGACGACAGGATCGAGATACGAGTCACTATTTTGTATTGACACCATTATCGCACCCTTTCCTAAAACACCTTGTTCCCCTCCTCACCCCCCAAGAACAGGTTGAATAGTTGTCCATTTCTTCCTGCTTTGGGTGAGAGGAggttgttatttgtttttcgttttgtttttatgtagtgtttcacatacacatacaccgtGCGATACGAATATTGTTTGATTGTCATAAACACCTGCCTCCACATGGCTTGGAGGGGGTGAATATTATCATACATACGAAACACGTTATACGAAACCTTTCCCCCTGTTCTTAAAAGTGCACGATTTCAAACGGGAAGAGGATTTCCTAATCCTACGGATGATTGCCAGGAAAGCAACGCCAGCGCCGCCCAAAATATCATTAGCGCGATGGCGAATGTTTTCCACGAGGCAAACCACCTTCCCCTCCTCCCGAACAACAAAAGCTATACGATCATACACAGTCACCACTAAGCTGGATACGATAATCGATAGAGGAAAGCGTTGTTGCGGTGAGCGCCCAAAGCTCCTGCTACTCCGCGCGTATACGTTTACACACTCGCTGTATACTGAAATATGGAACAAAAGCAT
Coding sequences within:
- the LOC120900500 gene encoding broad-complex core protein isoform X2, which encodes MTTATVVAQQSENFGRFPAAGCSTSSGSSSSVSTTASTVAAPGTQLRMNDTHQPLHTSDTSPRDQSTNGTSTGGGLAVANLALHSGASGALSANSNGSTASNGSGANNNNNGKSRTMSLSDGKIDHLLRDQQREQQREQHQSSHHQQSSQQHQHQQHQHQQHHQQQQHHQHPLQNRLRGVSPTPSEQQYALKWNDFQSSILSSFRHLRDEEDFVDVTIACDSRSFTAHKVVLSACSPYFRKLLKANPCEHPIVILRDVRSEDIENLLRFMYNGEVHIGQDQLSDFLKTAQLLQVRGLADVTTGNPTGGRTSANSSMLNSSLSTPAVQELKASPTSTSLPWELPDDNNPAPPPQKRTKSSELYRKQHGLSPDDPIPLDLLPIGQHPLTRERDRSKDKSKDHHHRGSSEHDLHHHHHHRERDRSLELRESLLGQALEGGPTLTVPSAAASGEDSNSSDTAASDHGDDIEGLNGNIEHTRPSFPFLGLQGIPGLIPGPSGMHGDNFDARQHCDALIKEEIDEPPRNDASQHHRAGILEPDRAAGSRRRGRDHEQNGLDCTSGSRHQLQQQQQQQQQQQQQHRRFAKRFKRHHPEVAENLQRRSHTVASPSISMRSDETFEEQPDDGRGQRAGINGPSVLDDVREALALRRSTATNHTEVPARQKPTYSDGEEEEEEDDDEENNGNGERRVPAASHATPDNGGLRTPLRDEDDEDEEDIDGGSEENELDLKVDGRLSAIATTLDSEYHKRMAAAGVLAAAAAASASALGDAGSEQAAADFFAAHHKAGTHELALKQHFLNEKVRLQALLQRQAQQHQHHHQKLAGFLLSTASTPPTPTLTPTNVLNLGQSGGGSDHQRGGSASPAAAAGGRSSVAAGNDSGSGKSSNSKQQPACSSSPSSASSAAAVAAAAAAADRLFAAAYSNSANASTAGGGNGGGNGSGSSSNVASGSAGNGQVYLLPCPLCEVPLEPRVFRQHLDRHYPRDSPVCPVIQCGRRFAHPNSVRNHMRLKHTNQWAQMKAMRSSGGPFTGIP
- the LOC120900500 gene encoding AF4/FMR2 family member lilli isoform X1, which produces MTTATVVAQQSENFGRFPAAGCSTSSGSSSSVSTTASTVAAPGTQLRMNDTHQPLHTSDTSPRDQSTNGTSTGGGLAVANLALHSGASGALSANSNGSTASNGSGANNNNNGKSRTMSLSDGKIDHLLRDQQREQQREQHQSSHHQQSSQQHQHQQHQHQQHHQQQQHHQHPLQNRLRGVSPTPSEQQYALKWNDFQSSILSSFRHLRDEEDFVDVTIACDSRSFTAHKVVLSACSPYFRKLLKANPCEHPIVILRDVRSEDIENLLRFMYNGEVHIGQDQLSDFLKTAQLLQVRGLADVTTGNPTGGRTSANSSMLNSSLSTPAVQELKASPTSTSLPWELPDDNNPAPPPQKRTKSSELYRKQHGLSPDDPIPLDLLPIGQHPLTRERDRSKDKSKDHHHRGSSEHDLHHHHHHRERDRSLELRESLLGQALEGGPTLTVPSKHPDLLSLQAAASGEDSNSSDTAASDHGDDIEGLNGNIEHTRPSFPFLGLQGIPGLIPGPSGMHGDNFDARQHCDALIKEEIDEPPRNDASQHHRAGILEPDRAAGSRRRGRDHEQNGLDCTSGSRHQLQQQQQQQQQQQQQHRRFAKRFKRHHPEVAENLQRRSHTVASPSISMRSDETFEEQPDDGRGQRAGINGPSVLDDVREALALRRSTATNHTEVPARQKPTYSDGEEEEEEDDDEENNGNGERRVPAASHATPDNGGLRTPLRDEDDEDEEDIDGGSEENELDLKVDGRLSAIATTLDSEYHKRMAAAGVLAAAAAASASALGDAGSEQAAADFFAAHHKAGTHELALKQHFLNEKVRLQALLQRQAQQHQHHHQKLAGFLLSTASTPPTPTLTPTNVLNLGQSGGGSDHQRGGSASPAAAAGGRSSVAAGNDSGSGKSSNSKQQPACSSSPSSASSAAAVAAAAAAADRLFAAAYSNSANASTAGGGNGGGNGSGSSSNVASGSAGNGQVYLLPCPLCEVPLEPRVFRQHLDRHYPRDSPVCPVIQCGRRFAHPNSVRNHMRLKHTNQWAQMKAMRSSGGPFTGIP